The Methylocystis bryophila genome contains the following window.
TTGGTAGATTTCCTCAACCACAAGCGGCGCGAGGCCCATCGACGGCTCGTCCAAAATGAGCAGCCGGGGATGCGTCATCATCGCCCGCCCAATCGCTGTCATTTGCTGCTCGCCGCCCGACAGTAATCCGGCCAGCGATCTCCGGCGGTGCTTCAGCTGCGGGAAAACGCCGTAGACATAATCGAGATCGTCTCGCAGCTCACGCCGGTTCGAGCGGCGCGCAAGCGCCCCGCTCGCCAAATTCTCCTCGACAGTCAGACTCCGAAAGACGCGTCGGCCCTCAAGAACCTGAACAAGTCCCTTCTGAGCGAGCTCGGCCGTGGAGGATTTTGACGTTGAGCGCCCGTCGAATAAAATCTTCCCCGAAGTGATCTGCCCTCGCTCCGCCGCGAGCAGTCGCGACGTCGCATTCAAAATCGTCGTTTTGCCGGAGCCATTGGCGCCCAGCAGGGCGACGATTTCGCCTCGCCTGACCTTGAGACTGACGTCGCGAAGCGCAACAATCGCTTGATTATAACTCGCCTCAACGTCGCGGAGCTCGAGCAGAGTTTCGGTCGCTGTCATGATTAGGCCTCGCCGCTGTTCAATCCGGGCGTCGCTATTTTGTCGCCGCGCTCTTCGCCGTCTCGGTCGAACAATTACGAGGTGTTATGCCTTTTTCGGCGGCATAGGCGGCCGAGGACTTCTCGATAATTGGCCGCAAGAGCGCCCAATCCGGCGCGATCCAGTCACTCACGACGCGCCATTTCGATCCGTCCCACTGCTGGAAGGTCACCCATCCGTCGCCCTCGTGGTTGGCGCAGGTCACATTGATTGAGTGGAAAAGACCCTTCGCGCCGAGCTCGGCCACGCGCGCTCCATCGAGTCGCAAATTCTCAAAACCCCAGTTGACTTCCTCCGCCGTCAGGGCTCGATGGCCGAATTTCTCCTGCGCGATGCGCACCGCCTCGACATTCAGAATTCCATTCACGATCCCGAGATTATGATAGACACTGCCGATGCGGTTTTTGTCTTGGAGATTGCCCTCGCCGGCGCCATAGACCTTTTTGACGATTTCCTCGAGGATAGGCGACTGCTTGCCCGACGTTTGAGTCGTGATCGCGATATAGCCTTTGGCTGCTTCGCCAGCGGGAACGACGTCCTCTTCGGAATTCGACCAGACGTTTCCGATTATGTGATCAACGGGAAAACCGGTGCGGCGCGCGGTCTTGAGAGCCACCGGATTCATGACCCCCCATCCACGAAGCACCACGTAATCAGGATGAATGCGGTGAATCGTCAGCCACTGCGCCTGTTGCTCGTTGCCGGGATGCGGCACTTCGATCTGCTGAAGGGTGAAGCCAAATTTCTTCGCTAGCAGCTCATAGATCGGGATCGTCTCCTTGCCGTAGGGCGAACCGT
Protein-coding sequences here:
- a CDS encoding ABC transporter substrate-binding protein produces the protein MSYRSQRRNTFLAIALTFAALASTSRADEQYFPLQSYRVGPYAAGGSGFFGGFIDYLNLINLRDGGVNGVKLTWDECETEYEVERGVECYERQKSHVPSPSAWNPLSVGIAYAMIDRITTDKTPLITVNHGRTDSTDGRVFRYVFPLLLNPYSETSAIVNYIAKSVGGVDKLKDKKIVVLYHGSPYGKETIPIYELLAKKFGFTLQQIEVPHPGNEQQAQWLTIHRIHPDYVVLRGWGVMNPVALKTARRTGFPVDHIIGNVWSNSEEDVVPAGEAAKGYIAITTQTSGKQSPILEEIVKKVYGAGEGNLQDKNRIGSVYHNLGIVNGILNVEAVRIAQEKFGHRALTAEEVNWGFENLRLDGARVAELGAKGLFHSINVTCANHEGDGWVTFQQWDGSKWRVVSDWIAPDWALLRPIIEKSSAAYAAEKGITPRNCSTETAKSAATK
- a CDS encoding ABC transporter ATP-binding protein encodes the protein MTATETLLELRDVEASYNQAIVALRDVSLKVRRGEIVALLGANGSGKTTILNATSRLLAAERGQITSGKILFDGRSTSKSSTAELAQKGLVQVLEGRRVFRSLTVEENLASGALARRSNRRELRDDLDYVYGVFPQLKHRRRSLAGLLSGGEQQMTAIGRAMMTHPRLLILDEPSMGLAPLVVEEIYQVLGALNRMKGLSLLVAEQNAYVALRHAHRGYVVENGVVVLEGAAATLQEREDVKDFYLGRNTRAHRRESPTRTNYAAV